In Spiroplasma chinense, the DNA window AGGAGCTTGAATTGTTACTATCGAAGGTGAAGAATGAGCAGAAGCTGTTAAAAAAGGTAAAGCTAAAGCTGCTGCAAACTTAGAAATTCCAGGTTTTAGAAAAGGAAAAGCACCACAAGAAAAAGTGGCTCAATACTTAACACCAGTTAAATACTTGAACTCAGCAGTTCAAAGTATTTTAGAAAAAGCTTGAGATTTTGCAAAAGAACAAAATAGTGATGTTCAACCATTTAACTCACCAGTTCCAACTCCAACCAAAATCTCTGAAAAATCATGTGAATTAGAATTTGTATTTGACCTAAAACCAGAAATTAATATTGGTGAATACAAAGGATTAAAATCAAAAGAGTTAGTTAAAGAAGAATTTGAAGCAACTAAAGAAGAAATTGAAAAAGCAATTGATCAATACAGAGAAAGATTTGCTTTAGAAAAAGATAAAGAAGCTGATGCAGTTATTGCAAAAGGTGATGTTGTTAAATTTGACTTTGAAGGATTTATAGACGGAGAAGCATTTAAAGGTGGAAAAGGATTAGACTTTAGACTTGTAATTGGTTCAGGAAACATGATTCCAGGATTTGAAGATGCAATGATCGGTAAAAAACTTGGAGAATCTACAATTAAAGTAACTTTCCCAAATGATTACACTCCAGAATTATCAGGAAAAGAAGCTGAATTTAAATTAAATGTAAAAGAAATCAAAGAAAGAGTTTTACCAAAAAAAGATGATGAGTTGGCAAAAGATTTAAACTTACCAAACATCAAAACTTACAAAGAACTTGAAGAAAATGTAAAAGTTCAAATAGTTGAACAAAAAACAACTACTTTAAAAAACGTATTTGTAAATAAAGTAATTGATATGATTATTGCAAATTCAAAAATTGAATTACCAAAAGCTGTAATCAACAAAGAAATTGACTCATTATACAAAGAATTTGAAGCTAGAGTAGCTGGTCAAAAACTTTCAATGAAAGAATACAAAAAACAAACAGGTATGACTGATGAAGACATTCGTGCAGAATTATTTGATGATGCAAAAAGAAGAATTAGTTCTCATTTAGTTACTGATAAAGTTAGAAACAATGAAAACTTCGAAGTTTCAGCTGAAGAAATTAATGAAAAATACACAAAACTTGCTAGTCAATTTGGTCTAGAAGTAGATTACATTAAAGGATCAATTTTACCTGAAGCACACGTAAAAGAAGAAATTTTAAAAGAAAAATTAATTGATTTCTTATACGTAAACAACGGTTAATAATACAAAATATGAAAAAATTTCATATTTTTTTTATTTTTTTAGCACTTACCACTTGCAAGTGCTAAAAATTATGTTATTATAATTTTGTACCAAACAGGAGGAATTACAATGAACAGTACAAACAAATTACCGTTACTTGTTACAAGAGGAAGTTATGTTTACCCTACATTTGAACAAGTATTAGAAATAGGTAGAGATAAAACAACATTAGCAGTAAAAGAAGCTGTTAAAAACCATGACGGTCACATTTTAATCGTTTCTCAAAAAAAACCTTTAGAAGATGATCCAGAAATTTCTGAATTATTTAACTTCGGGGTTTTAGCTAAAGTAAATATTAAAAAAGAGTGAAAAGATGGTACTTTAACTGTAAATATAAAATCTCTTTCAAGAGCTGAAATCAGCAATATTGAATTAAGTGATTTCTATTCTGCAGAATATAAAGAAAAAACTTCAGTAGTTGAAGATGATAAAAAATCATTAGAAAAAATTATAACTCATATTAAAGCTATGATTTCAAGTCAAGAAGAGTTTCCAGCAGAAATGGAAGACATTTTAAAAGATGCAGGTTCAAATGTTGATCCTAACTATCTTGTAGATAGCGCAGCTCACTTAATGCCTTTTATGTCAATCGAAAAGAAACAAGCAATCTTGGAAGAAATTGACCCAATCAAAAGAATAGCAATTATTAATGATTTCTTAGATGAAAAACGTCAATCAGCAGACATTGAAACATCAATTAGTAAAAAAATTAAATCAAGAGTTGATGAACAACAAAGAGAATTTTACTTAAGAGAAAAATTAAAAGCTATTAAAGATGAATTAGGGGATATGGATGGTGAAGGAGACGACATTAAAAAATACAAAACTCGTCTTGAAAATGAACCATTCCCAGAAAACATTAAAAAAAGAATAATGCAAGAAATCGACAGATATGAA includes these proteins:
- the tig gene encoding trigger factor, whose product is MKFSAKKLAEKGQGAWIVTIEGEEWAEAVKKGKAKAAANLEIPGFRKGKAPQEKVAQYLTPVKYLNSAVQSILEKAWDFAKEQNSDVQPFNSPVPTPTKISEKSCELEFVFDLKPEINIGEYKGLKSKELVKEEFEATKEEIEKAIDQYRERFALEKDKEADAVIAKGDVVKFDFEGFIDGEAFKGGKGLDFRLVIGSGNMIPGFEDAMIGKKLGESTIKVTFPNDYTPELSGKEAEFKLNVKEIKERVLPKKDDELAKDLNLPNIKTYKELEENVKVQIVEQKTTTLKNVFVNKVIDMIIANSKIELPKAVINKEIDSLYKEFEARVAGQKLSMKEYKKQTGMTDEDIRAELFDDAKRRISSHLVTDKVRNNENFEVSAEEINEKYTKLASQFGLEVDYIKGSILPEAHVKEEILKEKLIDFLYVNNG